A genomic segment from Necator americanus strain Aroian chromosome III, whole genome shotgun sequence encodes:
- a CDS encoding hypothetical protein (NECATOR_CHRIII.G9299.T1), with amino-acid sequence MKSTFGSLKRSPGDAKPNSAKGPAQKGKPVEQSEPVAKNNETSTGKTGAGTPKPELLKKIENPTQDSSAKNKGKKDKKNSPSRTPDKKSVSESQTKTPAKPGDTMEEPSAIKVLDVTKDVPSTSSSNTSLDAAKDAAAAAVQQANAPIAIKIDYTITDNQRTTFNMKDFIKKHFIAGAARQNYEVYEIHLILEKAMDNMKNSPILLEVRCPVNICGDIHGQYGDLMRIFNACGLPFKHRYLFLGDYVDRGRHSLEVIMLLLALRIQFPKKVYLLRGNHELSNINRVYGFNAEIRQRYRNLSESKALYDHFNEVFAQMPLAAIVAGRILCMHGGLSPNLNSLDDIRKLQRPLRVVRGLAQDLLWADPETGTKGFQQNKIRAVSHIFGEETVRDKCKQLNIDLVIRAHQVVEFGYAFFCGRSLITVFSAARYHEELVNYAAVVKVDATLELSFVQLKPQEFEKVRREMEQKHDETGDPGDDPQAPIPGAPNPASSASQ; translated from the exons ATGAAAAGCACCTTTGGCTCGTTGAAACGGTCGCCAGGCGACGCGAAGCCCAATAGTGCAAAGGGACCTGCGCAAAAAGGAAAACCAGTTGAACAATCCGAACCGGttgcaaaaaataatgaaacttCGACGGGAAAAACCGGCGCTGGCACGCCAAAACCggaacttttgaagaaaattgaaaatccaaCGCAGGATTCCtcagcaaaaaataaaggcaagaaggataaaaaaaattcgccaTCGCGTACTCCTGACAAGAAAAGCGTTAGCGAGAGTCAGACTAAGACGCCAGCTAAACCCGGTGATACAATGGAG GAACCATCTGCCATCAAAGTTTTGGATGTGACCAAAGATGTTCCTAGTACAAGTAGTAGTAATACAAGTCTGGATGCG GCGAAAGACGCTGCAGCGGCTGCTGTACAACAAGCAAATGCACCAATAGCTATAAAAATCGATTATACGATCACCGATAATCAACGGACCACTTTCAACATGAAGGACTTTATCAAGAAACACTTTATTGCAGGAGCTGCGCGACAAAATTACGAG GTGTACGAGATCCACCTTATACTGGAAAAAGCAATggataatatgaaaaattcacCAATACTACTGGAAGTACGATGTCCTGTCAATATATGCGGTGATATTCATGGACAATATGGAGATTTGATGAGAATTTTCAAT GCTTGCGGATTACCGTTCAAGCATCGATATCTGTTCCTGGGCGATTATGTGGATCGTGGACGACATTCATTAGAGGTGATCATGCTCCTATTGGCTCTACGAATACAATTCCCGAAAAAAGTCTATCTGCTACGAGGAAATCATGAGCTGTCGAATATTAATCG AGTCTACGGATTTAACGCAGAAATACGTCAACGTTACCGTAACCTGTCCGAATCGAAAGCGCTATACGATCATTTCAACGAGGTGTTCGCTCAAATGCCGTTAGCTGCCATCGTGGCCGGTCGTATTCTATGTATGCATGGAG GCCTATCGCCGAATTTGAACAGTCTCGACGATATTCGAAAACTACAACGACCGCTTCGAGTTGTACGAGGTTTGGCGCAAGATCTCCTATGGGCTGATCCGGAGACGGGCACTAAAGGTTTCCAG CAAAATAAAATCCGAGCCgtttcacatatttttggtGAGGAAACGGTACGAGACAAATGTAAACAGCTTAACATTGATTTGGTGATTCGAGCACATCAG GTAGTAGAATTCGGCTACGCGTTCTTCTGCGGTCGTTCCCTGATCACTGTCTTCTCAGCGGCACGATATCATGAGGAACTTGTTAACTACGCCGCTGTGGTCAAG GTTGACGCCACTCTGGAGCTCTCATTCGTACAACTAAAACcacaagaatttgaaaaagtacGTCGTGAAATGGAACAGAAACACGATGAAACTGGCGATCCAGGCGATGATCCACAAGCACCGATACCGGGCGCTCCAAATCCAGCGTCCTCAGCATCACAATAG
- a CDS encoding hypothetical protein (NECATOR_CHRIII.G9300.T1), with protein sequence MTASFVTTIVSIVICCVVPGEGLRNQTVISGVVACGGAVSDANLYITSKMSYPDEKTHKSITDEFGDFYKTVELDIGYVTFYMGYLWVEHKCGDYCLHCYELTISVGMFNKGDPKMVVDLGIIQLQTTEDDNLSVKMRKCLRDLKNLPPVLPDDDQF encoded by the exons ATGACCGCTTCGTTTGTTACTACAATT GTTAGTATCGTGATTTGCTGCGTGGTGCCCGGCGAGGGATTAAGAAATCAAACAGTAATTTCTGGAGTGGTAGCATGTGGTGGAGCCGTATCCGATGCAAATTTGTATATAACGTCTAAAA TGAGTTATCCAGACGAGAAGACGCATAAATCAATAACGGATGAATTTGGTGATTTTTACAAGACTGTTGAACTGGATATAGGTTATGTAACCTTTTATATGGGTTATTTATGGGTGGAACACAAATGCGGTGATTAT TGCCTACATTGCTATGAGTTGACTATTAGTGTAGGTATGTTCAACAAAGGAGATCCGAAAATG GTAGTGGATCTGGGTATAATCCAACTCCAAACGACTGAAGACGACAATTTATCagtgaaaatgaggaaatgtcTACGTGATCTGAAAAACCTACCTCCTGTTCTCCCAGACGACGACCAGTTTTGA